One window from the genome of Canis aureus isolate CA01 chromosome 18, VMU_Caureus_v.1.0, whole genome shotgun sequence encodes:
- the RBM48 gene encoding RNA-binding protein 48 isoform X1, with amino-acid sequence MASSGGELGGVFDHHVQRAVCDTRAKYREGRRPRAVKVYTINLESRYLLIQGVPAVGAMKELVERFALYGAIEQYNALDEYPAEDFTEVYLIKFMNLQSARTAKRKMDEQSFFGGLLHVCYAPEFETVEETRKKLQERKAYIARTTKNKDHYITKKKPVTELKDTKDFRQNFHSGTSGFRAVTVNTSAGNSDPCLPYSCELPLCYFSSKCTCSSGEHMGKASNFSQDSRNHAKTMEHCMHNDSLQKIQMKPLKNSLAFPGAQKAITSSEAVERFMPRTTQLQERKRRREDDRKIGTFLETSTSSNEVMIGPLLPDIPKVDMHDDSLNTTANLIRNKLQEDLFRDWRLALMPPHPHQHALYLTTMRERRTFAVSSIRRKRQRKD; translated from the exons GTATATACAATCAATTTGGAATCTCGGTACTTGTTAATTCAAGGAGTTCCTGCGGTGGGAGCAATGAAGGAATTAGTTGAGCGATTTGCTCTATATGGTGCAATTGAACAGTATAACGCTTTAGATGAATACCCAGCAGAAGACTTTACGGAAGTTTATCTTATTAAATTTATGAATTTACAAAGTGCAAG GACAGCCAAGAGAAAAATGGATGAACAGAGTTTCTTTGGTGGATTGCTTCATGTATGCTATGCTCCAGAATTTGAAACAGttgaagaaactagaaaaaaattacaggagAGGAAGGCTTATATAGCAAGAACTACTAAAAATAAAG ATCATTACATAACAAAGAAGAAACCGGTTACAGAGCTTAAAGACACAAAAGATTTCAGACAGAACTTCCATTCAGGGACATCTGGATTTCGTGCAGTCACTGTGAATACTTCTGCTGGCAACTCAGACCCTTGTCTTCCTTATTCTTGTGAATTGCCTTTATgttatttttcctcaaaatgtaCATGTTCGTCAGGGGAACATATGGGTAAAGCATCCAACTTCTCTCAGGACAGTAGAAACCATGCTAAAACAATGGAGCATTGTATGCACAATGACTCTTTGCAGAAGATacaaatgaaacctttaaaaaattcattggcCTTCCCTGGTGCACAAAAGGCTATTACTTCTTCAGAGGCAGTTGAGAGATTTATGCCTAGGACAACACAACTGCAGGAGcggaaaagaagaagagaagatgaTCGTAAAATTGGAACTTTTCTTGAAACAAGCACAAGTAGTAATGAGGTTATGATTGGGCCTCTGTTACCAGACATACCTAAAGTGGACATGCATGACGACTCATTGAATACCACAGCAAATTTAATTCGGAATAAACTTCAAGAG gATCTTTTCAGGGACTGGAGGCTAGCTCTCatgcctccccatccccaccaacATGCACTATATTTGACCacaatgagagaaagaagaaccTTTGCTGTGTCAAGCAtcagaagaaagagacagagaaaagattgA
- the RBM48 gene encoding RNA-binding protein 48 isoform X3, protein MKELVERFALYGAIEQYNALDEYPAEDFTEVYLIKFMNLQSARTAKRKMDEQSFFGGLLHVCYAPEFETVEETRKKLQERKAYIARTTKNKDHYITKKKPVTELKDTKDFRQNFHSGTSGFRAVTVNTSAGNSDPCLPYSCELPLCYFSSKCTCSSGEHMGKASNFSQDSRNHAKTMEHCMHNDSLQKIQMKPLKNSLAFPGAQKAITSSEAVERFMPRTTQLQERKRRREDDRKIGTFLETSTSSNEVMIGPLLPDIPKVDMHDDSLNTTANLIRNKLQEDLFRDWRLALMPPHPHQHALYLTTMRERRTFAVSSIRRKRQRKD, encoded by the exons ATGAAGGAATTAGTTGAGCGATTTGCTCTATATGGTGCAATTGAACAGTATAACGCTTTAGATGAATACCCAGCAGAAGACTTTACGGAAGTTTATCTTATTAAATTTATGAATTTACAAAGTGCAAG GACAGCCAAGAGAAAAATGGATGAACAGAGTTTCTTTGGTGGATTGCTTCATGTATGCTATGCTCCAGAATTTGAAACAGttgaagaaactagaaaaaaattacaggagAGGAAGGCTTATATAGCAAGAACTACTAAAAATAAAG ATCATTACATAACAAAGAAGAAACCGGTTACAGAGCTTAAAGACACAAAAGATTTCAGACAGAACTTCCATTCAGGGACATCTGGATTTCGTGCAGTCACTGTGAATACTTCTGCTGGCAACTCAGACCCTTGTCTTCCTTATTCTTGTGAATTGCCTTTATgttatttttcctcaaaatgtaCATGTTCGTCAGGGGAACATATGGGTAAAGCATCCAACTTCTCTCAGGACAGTAGAAACCATGCTAAAACAATGGAGCATTGTATGCACAATGACTCTTTGCAGAAGATacaaatgaaacctttaaaaaattcattggcCTTCCCTGGTGCACAAAAGGCTATTACTTCTTCAGAGGCAGTTGAGAGATTTATGCCTAGGACAACACAACTGCAGGAGcggaaaagaagaagagaagatgaTCGTAAAATTGGAACTTTTCTTGAAACAAGCACAAGTAGTAATGAGGTTATGATTGGGCCTCTGTTACCAGACATACCTAAAGTGGACATGCATGACGACTCATTGAATACCACAGCAAATTTAATTCGGAATAAACTTCAAGAG gATCTTTTCAGGGACTGGAGGCTAGCTCTCatgcctccccatccccaccaacATGCACTATATTTGACCacaatgagagaaagaagaaccTTTGCTGTGTCAAGCAtcagaagaaagagacagagaaaagattgA
- the RBM48 gene encoding RNA-binding protein 48 isoform X2 yields MASSGGELGGVFDHHVQRAVCDTRAKYREGRRPRAVKVYTINLESRYLLIQGVPAVGAMKELVERFALYGAIEQYNALDEYPAEDFTEVYLIKFMNLQSARTAKRKMDEQSFFGGLLHVCYAPEFETVEETRKKLQERKAYIARTTKNKDHYITKKKPVTELKDTKDFRQNFHSGTSGFRAVTVNTSAGNSDPCLPYSCELPLCYFSSKCTCSSGEHMGKASNFSQDSRNHAKTMEHCMHNDSLQKIQMKPLKNSLAFPGAQKAITSSEAVERFMPRTTQLQERKRRREDDRKIGTFLETSTSSNEVMIGPLLPDIPKVDMHDDSLNTTANLIRNKLQEVISSVPKPPEDKLEDVHSSRPLKQRRRI; encoded by the exons GTATATACAATCAATTTGGAATCTCGGTACTTGTTAATTCAAGGAGTTCCTGCGGTGGGAGCAATGAAGGAATTAGTTGAGCGATTTGCTCTATATGGTGCAATTGAACAGTATAACGCTTTAGATGAATACCCAGCAGAAGACTTTACGGAAGTTTATCTTATTAAATTTATGAATTTACAAAGTGCAAG GACAGCCAAGAGAAAAATGGATGAACAGAGTTTCTTTGGTGGATTGCTTCATGTATGCTATGCTCCAGAATTTGAAACAGttgaagaaactagaaaaaaattacaggagAGGAAGGCTTATATAGCAAGAACTACTAAAAATAAAG ATCATTACATAACAAAGAAGAAACCGGTTACAGAGCTTAAAGACACAAAAGATTTCAGACAGAACTTCCATTCAGGGACATCTGGATTTCGTGCAGTCACTGTGAATACTTCTGCTGGCAACTCAGACCCTTGTCTTCCTTATTCTTGTGAATTGCCTTTATgttatttttcctcaaaatgtaCATGTTCGTCAGGGGAACATATGGGTAAAGCATCCAACTTCTCTCAGGACAGTAGAAACCATGCTAAAACAATGGAGCATTGTATGCACAATGACTCTTTGCAGAAGATacaaatgaaacctttaaaaaattcattggcCTTCCCTGGTGCACAAAAGGCTATTACTTCTTCAGAGGCAGTTGAGAGATTTATGCCTAGGACAACACAACTGCAGGAGcggaaaagaagaagagaagatgaTCGTAAAATTGGAACTTTTCTTGAAACAAGCACAAGTAGTAATGAGGTTATGATTGGGCCTCTGTTACCAGACATACCTAAAGTGGACATGCATGACGACTCATTGAATACCACAGCAAATTTAATTCGGAATAAACTTCAAGAG gtAATTTCATCTGTGCCAAAACCTCCAGAAGACAAGCTGGAAGATGTGCATTCAAGTCGTCcattaaaacaaagaagaagaatatAG